Proteins from a genomic interval of Zingiber officinale cultivar Zhangliang chromosome 2A, Zo_v1.1, whole genome shotgun sequence:
- the LOC122039917 gene encoding tetraspanin-19-like, translating into MAYCKICLLNNAMRVVNLVVNFCGLAIIIYSLCLLKAWKQAVAEFDAAASTLPAPWFIDTLLGVGIVVCFSAIVGHVVSNSLEPIYLSLYIVFIFFILFSEIVVIVAILFEIDWPRVIAEHFEGNIKFVDTFSFHAYICRLVGVIILLAQVLVLVLAVVLRTMGPRARNHCQRAVMHEFGYSFLVMNGSESPATLSTIV; encoded by the exons ATGGCGTACTGCAAGATATGCTTGCTAAACAATGCAATGAGGGTTGTGAATCTTGTGGTGAACTTTTGCGGCCTGGCCATCATCATCTACTCACTCTGCCTGCTCAAGGCATGGAAGCAAGCAGTTGCTGAATTTGATGCCGCTGCATCTACGCTGCCAGCACCATG GTTTATTGACACGTTGCTGGGTGTCGGTATCGTTGTTTGCTTCAGTGCCATCGTCGGCCATGTTGTATCCAACTCACTCGAGCCAATTTACCTTTCCCTC TATATAGTGTTCattttcttcatccttttctCTGAGATTGTGGTGATTGTGGCTATTCTTTTTGAGATAGACTGGCCAAGG GTGATCGCTGAACATTTTGAGGGGAACATCAAATTTGTGGACACCTTCTCGTTCCATGCATATATTTGCCGCCTGGTAGGAGTCATTATTCTTCTAGCACAG GTACTTGTGTTGGTGCTAGCAGTAGTTTTAAGGACGATGGGACCTCGCGCAAGGAATCATTGCCAAAGAGCAGTTATGCATGAATTCGGATACTCATTTCTTGTGATGAATGGATCCGAATCACCAGCAACTCTCTCTACAATTGTGTAG
- the LOC122039918 gene encoding dynein light chain LC6, flagellar outer arm-like, with amino-acid sequence MLEGKGMIQDTDMPLEMQLQAMSSASEALDLFDVLDCRNIAGHIKKEFDVVYGPGWQCVVGSNFGCFFTHSKGTFIYFCLESLKFLIFKGASA; translated from the exons ATGTTGGAAGGCAAGGGGATGATCCAAGACACAGACATGCCATTGGAGATGCAGCTCCAAGCCATGTCCTCCGCCAGCGAAGCTCTCGACCTCTTCGACGTCTTGGATTGCAGGAACATCGCCGGCCACATCAAGAag GAATTTGATGTGGTGTATGGACCTGGATGGCAGTGCGTTGTGggatcaaattttgggtgtttTTTTACACACTCTAAGGGGACCTTCATCTACTTCTGCTTGGAGTCTCTCAAGTTTCTCATCTTTAAAGGAGCGTCTGCATAG
- the LOC122042012 gene encoding probable serine/threonine-protein kinase PBL23: MDAEERREESATLVVIVVLAVLALASLLFAFGYYCYIRSKVVRRLKALKDDGQKVSGDEVTKDVDDEVEVVVAAGKGSGGGGRGGGGRGRGMQVFSYKQMHAATNGFGKGNAIGRGSFGSVYKGTLPPPDGRKVAVKLMDSGGKQGEEEFKMEVELLTRLRSAYLLALIGYCSEGGHRLLVYEYMANGSLQEHLYPAASCSIGGVSKLDWEIRMKIALEAAKGLEYLHEQVNPPVIHRDFKSSNILLDKDFHAKVSDFGLAKFGSEKAGGHVSTRVLGTQGYVAPEYALTGHLTTKSDVYSYGVVLLELLTGRVPVDMNRPPGESILVSWALPQLTDREKVAQVMDPALEGQYSLKEAVQVAAIAAMCVQPEADYRPLMADVVQSLVPLTQHKSATKASGGSNLQAL, from the exons ATGGACGCAGAGGAGAGAAGGGAGGAGAGCGCGACGCTGGTGGTGATCGTGGTCCTCGCGGTGCTCGCCCTCGCCTCTCTGCTCTTCGCCTTCGGTTACTACTGCTACATCCGCAGCAAGGTCGTCCGACGCCTCAAGGCCCTCAAGGATGACGGCCAGAAGGTGTCGGGTGACGAGGTTACCAAGGATGTGGATGACGAGGTGGAAGTTGTGGTCGCAGCGGGGAAAGGCAGCGGCGGTGGcggcagaggaggaggaggaagaggaagaggaatgcAAGTGTTCTCCTACAAGCAGATGCACGCGGCCACGAATGGATTTGGGAAAGGGAATGCAATTGGACGTGGGAGCTTCGGGTCTGTGTACAAGGGAACCCTCCCGCCGCCCGACGGCAGGAAGGTGGCCGTCAAGCTAATGGACAGCGGCGGGAAGCAAGGGGAAGAGGAGTTCAAGATGGAG GTGGAACTACTGACGCGACTCCGGTCGGCGTATTTACTGGCATTGATCGGCTACTGTTCAGAAGGTGGTCACAGGCTGTTGGTTTATGAGTACATGGCCAATGGAAGCCTCCAGGAACATCTGTATCCTGCCGCGAGTT GTTCGATTGGTGGTGTGTCAAAGTTGGATTGGGAGATTAGGATGAAGATAGCTCTTGAGGCTGCTAAAGGTCTTGAATATTTGCATGAGCAAGTCAATCCACCAGTAATTCACAGGGACTTCAAGAGTAGTAATATCCTGTTGGACAAAGATTTCCATGCAAAAGTTTCTGACTTTGGTCTAGCCAAATTTGGATCTGAAAAAGCAGGAGGTCATGTTTCGACCCGAGTTCTTGGTACCCAAGGCTATGTAGCCCCAGA gTACGCACTAACAGGTCATTTGACTACAAAATCAGATGTTTACAGCTACGGCGTTGTGCTCTTGGAGTTGCTTACGGGCAGAGTTCCAGTTGACATGAACAGACCTCCTGGGGAAAGTATTCTAGTGTCTTGG GCACTTCCTCAACTAACAGATCGCGAGAAGGTTGCGCAAGTTATGGATCCAGCATTGGAAGGGCAGTATTCCCTGAAAGAAGCTGTTCAGGTTGCTGCAATCGCAGCTATGTGTGTGCAGCCAGAGGCTGATTACAGACCTCTTATGGCCGATGTAGTCCAGTCACTGGTCCCTCTGACACAGCACAAATCAGCCACAAAGGCCAGCGGTGGCTCCAATTTACAAGCTCTATAG